The following proteins are encoded in a genomic region of Methanomicrobiales archaeon HGW-Methanomicrobiales-1:
- a CDS encoding recombinase RecB, protein MADLDPFFSKINSWSFTKHRVWNRCQRQYYFEYIAPYVKSAPVVDPEKIRWLKNFTSKFVVQGQLIHDIIDKQIQLHCENKPMDLAGAMTAFLKKVSLYKDIGGETFTEYHNGETIPGSFFTAIEENGKTCLHTFFGKWPNYQNRGCLRHEQFDHFTIGDTGVTVKVDFASRMPDGTLVLTDWKTGRDDDEYETELQMAAYVLWAKEYYKKSADEISTELVFLKTGATKPYAFYEEQLREVQEQIPREFAMMNASYEYGDFPARPSQRECLSCKFAEVCPDSAIVKTR, encoded by the coding sequence ATGGCCGACCTGGACCCCTTCTTCTCGAAAATAAATTCCTGGTCATTTACCAAACACCGGGTCTGGAACCGGTGCCAGCGCCAGTACTATTTTGAATACATCGCCCCCTATGTCAAATCCGCCCCGGTCGTTGATCCCGAAAAAATCCGGTGGCTCAAGAACTTCACCTCCAAATTCGTTGTCCAGGGCCAGCTCATTCACGATATCATCGACAAGCAGATCCAGCTCCATTGCGAGAACAAGCCGATGGATCTCGCCGGGGCCATGACTGCGTTCTTAAAAAAAGTATCGCTCTACAAAGATATCGGCGGCGAGACCTTCACCGAATACCACAACGGCGAGACGATCCCGGGTTCATTTTTTACTGCCATCGAAGAGAACGGCAAGACATGCCTGCATACTTTTTTCGGCAAATGGCCAAACTACCAGAACCGGGGATGCCTGCGACACGAACAGTTCGATCATTTCACTATCGGGGATACCGGTGTAACGGTCAAGGTGGATTTTGCCAGCCGGATGCCGGACGGCACGCTCGTGCTTACGGACTGGAAGACCGGCCGGGACGATGACGAGTACGAGACGGAACTCCAGATGGCCGCGTATGTGCTCTGGGCTAAGGAGTATTATAAGAAAAGTGCCGATGAGATCAGCACTGAACTTGTCTTCTTAAAGACCGGCGCAACAAAGCCCTATGCATTCTACGAGGAGCAGTTACGCGAGGTGCAGGAGCAGATCCCCCGGGAATTTGCGATGATGAATGCTTCCTATGAGTACGGGGATTTTCCGGCCCGGCCTTCGCAGCGGGAGTGTCTGAGTTGTAAGTTTGCGGAGGTTTGTCCGGATTCTGCGATTGTGAAAACAAGATGA